One Curtobacterium sp. BH-2-1-1 genomic region harbors:
- the rpsD gene encoding 30S ribosomal protein S4: MSTKSRTRSKTRLSRALGIPLTPKAARYLEKRPYGPGEHGRTRRRADSDYAVRLREKQRLRAQYGIREKQLRIVFEEARKTKGLTGENLVELLEQRLDALVLRAGFARTTAQARQLIVHRHILVDGKLVDRPSFRVKEGQLIHVKQRSESLEPFQVAAAGGHQEVLPKVPGYLEVEIDKLQARLVRRPKRAEVPVTCEVQLVVEYYAAR, encoded by the coding sequence GTGTCTACCAAGTCACGTACCCGCAGCAAGACCCGCCTCTCGCGCGCGCTCGGCATCCCGCTGACGCCGAAGGCGGCCCGTTACCTCGAGAAGCGCCCCTACGGCCCCGGTGAGCACGGCCGCACCCGCCGTCGTGCGGACAGCGACTACGCCGTCCGCCTCCGTGAGAAGCAGCGTCTGCGCGCCCAGTACGGCATCCGCGAGAAGCAGCTCCGCATCGTCTTCGAAGAGGCCCGCAAGACGAAGGGCCTGACCGGTGAGAACCTGGTCGAGCTCCTCGAGCAGCGCCTCGACGCCCTCGTGCTCCGTGCCGGCTTCGCCCGCACCACCGCGCAGGCCCGTCAGCTGATCGTGCACCGTCACATCCTGGTCGACGGCAAGCTCGTCGACCGTCCGTCCTTCCGCGTGAAGGAGGGGCAGCTCATCCACGTGAAGCAGCGCTCCGAGTCCCTCGAGCCCTTCCAGGTCGCCGCCGCCGGTGGGCACCAGGAAGTCCTGCCGAAGGTCCCGGGCTACCTCGAGGTCGAGATCGACAAGCTCCAGGCCCGCCTGGTCCGTCGTCCGAAGCGCGCCGAGGTCCCCGTGACCTGTGAAGTGCAGCTCGTCGTCGAGTACTACGCAGCTCGCTGA